The proteins below are encoded in one region of Methylothermaceae bacteria B42:
- a CDS encoding 50S ribosomal protein L11, whose product MAKKVEAYIKLQVKAGEANPSPPVGPALGQHGVNIMEFCKAFNAQTQSMEKGLPLPVIITVYNDRSFTFIIKTPPASYLLKKAAGIDKGSSVPNLNKVGVVKRDQLEEIAKMKEPDLTAASMDAAVRTIAGTARSMGIDVEGVE is encoded by the coding sequence ATGGCTAAAAAAGTAGAAGCATATATTAAATTACAGGTCAAGGCCGGAGAGGCGAATCCGAGTCCCCCGGTAGGTCCAGCCTTGGGGCAGCACGGCGTCAATATCATGGAGTTTTGCAAAGCCTTTAACGCGCAAACTCAGAGCATGGAGAAGGGTTTGCCGCTGCCGGTCATTATCACGGTATACAACGATCGCAGCTTTACCTTCATCATCAAGACTCCTCCTGCATCATATTTGCTCAAAAAAGCGGCAGGTATAGACAAAGGCAGTAGTGTGCCCAACCTTAATAAAGTCGGAGTCGTCAAGCGGGATCAATTGGAAGAGATTGCCAAGATGAAGGAGCCCGATTTGACTGCGGCAAGTATGGATGCGGCTGTGCGTACAATTGCCGGCACTGCCCGGAGTATGGGTATCGATGTGGAGGGTGTGGAATGA